The genomic stretch GGTCGCCCCGGTCACGCGGCGTGGGGTCCTCACCCGCGACGGTCACCGGTGCGCCTACTGCCGCGGTCGGGCCGACAGCGTCGACCACGTCGTGCCGCGATCCCGCCCCGGCGGCGAGCACAGCTGGTCGAACCTCGTCGCGGCCTGTCGAACCTGCAACGGCCGCAAGGGGAACCGCACGCCCGACGAGGCGGGCATGCCGCTGCTCGCCCGCCCCTTCGAGCCACGAGGCGTGGGTGCACTGGTGTTGAGGGCCGGCACCCCCCGCGCCGAGTGGTCCCCCTGGTTGTCCCGCGCCCGTTGACGACCCGTCCGGC from Acidimicrobiales bacterium encodes the following:
- a CDS encoding HNH endonuclease; this encodes MGEHVLVLNATYEPLSTVGWQRAVVLVLDGVAEIVAADDERRVRSPSVSVARPHVIRLLSYVRVPRGRVAPVTRRGVLTRDGHRCAYCRGRADSVDHVVPRSRPGGEHSWSNLVAACRTCNGRKGNRTPDEAGMPLLARPFEPRGVGALVLRAGTPRAEWSPWLSRAR